One genomic segment of Epinephelus fuscoguttatus linkage group LG19, E.fuscoguttatus.final_Chr_v1 includes these proteins:
- the LOC125880164 gene encoding methionine-R-sulfoxide reductase B1-A-like, whose translation MSYCSFFGGEVYKDHFETGIYVCSKCDHQLFTSRSKYEHSSPWPAFTETIHENSVSKHKERPGAYKVRCGKCGNGLGHEFVNDGPAKGLSRFUIFSSSLKFVPKDKVDGQ comes from the exons ATGTCGTATTGCAGTTTCTTCGGTGGAGAGGTCTATAAAGACCATTTCGAAACAG GGATTTACGTGTGCTCCAAGTGTGATCACCAGCTGTTCACCAGCCGTTCCAAGTACGAACACTCGTCCCCCTGGCCGGCCTTCACAGAGACCATCCATGAGAATAGTGTATCTAAACATAAGGAGAGACCTGGGGCATACAAg GTACGATGTGGGAAATGTGGAAATGGACTCGGCCATGAGTTTGTGAATGATGGGCCAGCCAAAGGCCTGTCTCGCTTCTGAATATTCAGCAGCTCACTGAAGTTCGTCCCTAAAG ATAAGGTTGATGGGCAGTAA